The Thermus antranikianii DSM 12462 nucleotide sequence CGTGGTGGAGCTGGGTCCCATGAAGCCGTAGCGCATGGCGATGTGGGCCGAGGCCATGTTGGCGATCATCATGGGGATGAAGAAGGGGCTTATCCGGTTCGGGCCCCGCTCCAGGAAGACCTTGCTCTGGGCCTCCCAGGTTTCCATGCCCCCGATGCCGCTTCCCACCAGGGTGCCCACCCGCTCGGGATCCAGGGCGCTGGGATCCAGCCCCGCATCCTTAAGGGCCAGCTCGGCGGCGATCAGGGCGTACTGGACAAAGCGGTCCAGGCGCCTCAGTTCTTTTTTGTCAATGAACTCCTCGGGGTTGACGTCCACCTCGGCGGCGATGCGCACCGGCAGGGCCGAGGCGTCAAAGCGGGTGATGGGACGTACCCCGCTTTTCCCGGCGAGCTGGGCCTTGTGGTAAGCTTCTGCCCCCACACCGATGGGGGTGAGGGGTCCGAGGCCGGTAACCACCACGCGTCGCATGGGGGTAGTATACCGGGAAAAGCCCTGGGAAAAAGAAAAGGGGCGCGGGAAGCGCCCCTTAAAGGCCCTAAGCCCTAGCCCAGCTTGGCCTGGATGTAGGCCACCGCATCCTTCACGGTGCGGATCTTTTCGGCCTCCTCGTCGGAGATCTCCAGGCCGAACTCGTCCTCGAGGCCCATGATGAGCTCCACGGTATCCAGGCTGTCCGCCCCCAGGTCCTCGATGAAGCGGGCCTCGAGGGTGATCTTCTCGGGTTCCACCGAGAGCTTGTCCGCAATAACCGCCTTCACCTTTTCAAAGATTTCCTGCTCCGTCATGAAAACCTCCCTTGGGGATTTTACCACGGGGTATAGCCTAGGGCCTGGCCCCTTCAATGGGGGGTGAGCCCCCCGTCCACGCACAGGGTCTGGCCGGTGATGTAGCCTGCGGCCTCGGAGACCAAAAAGGCCACCGCCTCGGCCACGTCCTCCGGCCGGCCGAAGCGGCCTGCGGGGATGTTTTTCAGGTAGGCCTCCCGCACTTCCGGCGGGAGCTTTTCCGTCATCTCCGTTTCGATAAACCCAGGGGCCACGGCGTTCACCGTGATCCCTCGGGCGGCATACTCCTTGGCCACCGCCCGGGTGAAGCCGATAAGCCCCGCCTTGGAGGCCACGTAGTTGGCCTGGCCGGGGTTGCCCAGAATGCCCACCACGCTGGTGATGTTCACGATGCGCCCGAAGCGGGCCTTCATCATGAGCTTGATGGCCTCGCGGGTGGTGCGGAAGACCGCGGAGAGGTTGGCCTCGAGGACCGCCTCCCAGTCCTCGTCCTTCATGCGGACGAGAAGGGTGTCCCGGGTGATGCCGGCGTTGTTCACCAGGGTGTCCAGACCCCCCAGGATCTCCGCTGCCTCGTGGACCAGGCTCGTGGCGGCTTCCGCCTCCAGGAGGTTGGCTCCCAAAACCCCCACCAGGGGGCTTCCCAGCCTCCTGGCCTCCTCCGCCACCTCCTCCGCCTTTTCCCGGTTCTGCCCGTAGTGGATCACCAGGGCGTAGCCCTCCCGGGCCAGCCTAAGGGCGATGGCCCGGCCAATGCCCCGGCTGGCCCCCGTTACCAGTGCCTTACGCATCCTCCACCTCCAACGCCTTCCTTACCCCTTCCGGGTCCCCCACGGAAAGGGCGTGCGCTTCCTTCAGGGTACGGGCCACCAGGCCTTTAAGCACCTCCCCGCTTCCGAACTCCAAAAAGCGCCGGACCCCCCTCCTTTCCATGTCCTTTAAGATCTCCACCCAGCGCACGGGGGCGGTGATCTGCTCCAGGAGAAGCTCACGGATGCGGCTGGGGTCCTCCTCGGGCTTTGCGGTCACGTTGGAGTAGACGGGGAAGCGGGGCTTCCTCAGGGTTACCTGGGCCAGGTCCTGGGCCAGGCGCTCCTTGGCAGGAGCCATGAGGGAGGAGTGGAAGGGGGCGGAGACCGGGAGGAAGACCACCCGGGCCCGTTTTTCCTTTAGCCTTTCTGCCGCCTCTTCCACCGCTTTCTTCTTGCCGGAGATCACCGTCTGCTCGGGGCTGTTGAGGTTGGCGACCTCCACGCCCTCTAGCCCCGCCAAAGCCTCCTGGATGGCCTCGAGGGGAAGCTTCAGGATGGCGGCCATGGCTCCTTCCCCTGGGGGCACGGCCTCCTGCATGTACCGGCCCCGGAGGCGCACCAGCTTCAGGGCATCCTCCAGCTCCAGGGTGCCCGCGGCCACATGGGCGGTCCATTCCCCCAGGGAGTGCCCGGCGGCTAAGGAGGGTTCCTTTCCCCCTTCCGCCAGGAAGGCCCGGTAGGCGGCATAGCCCACTGCCAGGAGGGCGGGTTGCTGGTTTTCCGTGAGGGTGAGGGTTTCCTCGGGTCCTTCCCACATGAGCTTAAGGAGGCCGGGCAGGGTAGCCTCGGCCCTGTCCAGTACCTCTTTGGCGGCGGGCGAGGCCTCGTAGAGGGCTTGGCCCATCCCCACCCGCTGGGAGCCCTGTCCCGGGAAAAGGGCAGCGTACATCAAGCTCCCCCCCAGGTGATTACGGCAGCGGCCCAGGTGAGCCCAGCCCCGAAGGACACCAGAAGCACGTGGTCCCCCTCCTGGATGCGGCCCTCGTCCACCGCCTCCTTGAGGGCCAGGGGGATGGAGGCGGTGGAGGTGTTGCCGTAGCGGTCCACGTTCACCACCACCCGCTCCCAGGGAAGCCGCAGGCGTTCCCGGGCGGCGTCGATGATCCTGAGGTTTGCCTGGTGGGGCACGAAGACCTTGATGTCCTCCGGGGTGAGGCCGGCTTTTTCTATGGCCTCGAGGGTGGCGGTGTTCATCACCCGCACGGCGAACTTGAAGACCTCCCGCCCGTTCATGTAAAGGCGGTTGCGCATGGAGGTCCCGTCGGGAAGCCTGGGGGCTATACAGGCGTGGTAGAGCTCCTTGGCCCCGGTGCCGTCCGCTCCCAGAACGAAGGAACGGAAGCCGAAGCCTTCCCGCACCCTTCCCACCACCGCCGCTCCTCCGGCGTCCCCGAAGAGGACCGCGGTGGCCCGATCGTTCCAGTCCAGGATCTTGGACAGGGCCTCGGCGCCCACCACCAGGACCTTACGGGCTAGGCCCGCCTCCACCATGGCGTGGGCCTGGGCCAGGGCGTAAACCCAGCCCGGGCAACCCGCCAACAGGTCGTAGGCAAAGCCCTGGATGCCGAAGCGGGCCTGGACCAAGGCGGCGGTGTCAGGAAAGAGGGCGTCGGGGGTGTTGGTGGCCACGATGACCCCGTCCACGCCTTCCAAGGCCCCTGGGTGGCGCCTAAGAAGGTCCTCCACCGCCTTGAAGGCCAGGTCCGAGGTGTACTCATCCTCGGCGGCGATGCGCCGTTCCCGGATGCCTGTGCGGGTCACGATCCACTCATCCGAGGTGTCCAGGTAGGTCTCGAATTCCTCGTTCCTCATGACCCTCTCGGGGGTGTAAGCCCCCAGGGCCAGGATGCCGCTCATGCCTGACCTCCCGTCATGGGCTCCACTATACCTGTCCATGGCGCAAAAAGTTGAGACCCCGGAGGCCGGGGTCCCGTAAGTCTTGACCGGGTCTAGACTTCTAGAACCTTGCGTCCACCGTAGTAGCCGCACTCCGGGCAGACGGTGTGCGGGGGCTTCATCGCCTTGCATTCGGGGCAAGGAACCAGGGTCGGAGGGGTCAGGGCGTGGTGGCTCCTACGGGCATCGCGCCGTGCCTTAGAGGTCTTCTTCTTGGGTACAGGGTGCTTGGCCATCTTCCAGTCCTCCAGGGGGGTTTAACCCCCGCTAAACCCCTGGTAGTATAGCAGACCCGCTAGAGTTCGGGAAGGAGGTCCTTGAGGACGCGGAAGGGGTGGTGGACTTCCGGCTCATGTCCGCAGTCCACCAGGTTGCGGTCCGCCCCGCAGACGGGGCAGAGGCCCTTGCACCCTTCCTCGCAGAGGACGGTGTAGGGCATCTCCGTCACGAACGCCTCGGTCAGGAAGGGAAGGAGGTCCAGGTCCGGCCCGCCAAAGGCGTAGTACTCCTCCTCTTTCTCCTCGTGGAAGACCACCTCTTCTAGA carries:
- the acpP gene encoding acyl carrier protein, translating into MTEQEIFEKVKAVIADKLSVEPEKITLEARFIEDLGADSLDTVELIMGLEDEFGLEISDEEAEKIRTVKDAVAYIQAKLG
- a CDS encoding beta-ketoacyl-ACP synthase III produces the protein MSGILALGAYTPERVMRNEEFETYLDTSDEWIVTRTGIRERRIAAEDEYTSDLAFKAVEDLLRRHPGALEGVDGVIVATNTPDALFPDTAALVQARFGIQGFAYDLLAGCPGWVYALAQAHAMVEAGLARKVLVVGAEALSKILDWNDRATAVLFGDAGGAAVVGRVREGFGFRSFVLGADGTGAKELYHACIAPRLPDGTSMRNRLYMNGREVFKFAVRVMNTATLEAIEKAGLTPEDIKVFVPHQANLRIIDAARERLRLPWERVVVNVDRYGNTSTASIPLALKEAVDEGRIQEGDHVLLVSFGAGLTWAAAVITWGGA
- the rpmF gene encoding 50S ribosomal protein L32 yields the protein MAKHPVPKKKTSKARRDARRSHHALTPPTLVPCPECKAMKPPHTVCPECGYYGGRKVLEV
- the fabG gene encoding 3-oxoacyl-[acyl-carrier-protein] reductase translates to MRKALVTGASRGIGRAIALRLAREGYALVIHYGQNREKAEEVAEEARRLGSPLVGVLGANLLEAEAATSLVHEAAEILGGLDTLVNNAGITRDTLLVRMKDEDWEAVLEANLSAVFRTTREAIKLMMKARFGRIVNITSVVGILGNPGQANYVASKAGLIGFTRAVAKEYAARGITVNAVAPGFIETEMTEKLPPEVREAYLKNIPAGRFGRPEDVAEAVAFLVSEAAGYITGQTLCVDGGLTPH
- the fabD gene encoding ACP S-malonyltransferase — translated: MYAALFPGQGSQRVGMGQALYEASPAAKEVLDRAEATLPGLLKLMWEGPEETLTLTENQQPALLAVGYAAYRAFLAEGGKEPSLAAGHSLGEWTAHVAAGTLELEDALKLVRLRGRYMQEAVPPGEGAMAAILKLPLEAIQEALAGLEGVEVANLNSPEQTVISGKKKAVEEAAERLKEKRARVVFLPVSAPFHSSLMAPAKERLAQDLAQVTLRKPRFPVYSNVTAKPEEDPSRIRELLLEQITAPVRWVEILKDMERRGVRRFLEFGSGEVLKGLVARTLKEAHALSVGDPEGVRKALEVEDA